The Bacteroides sp. genome includes the window TCAGGATATGATGAATATACGGTTAACCGTTACCGGACGGAACATGGAGGAACTGATCCGCCGGCTAACTTCAACAACAGTGCCTGGGTAAGGTGGCGAGCTGATATTCTTAACCAGTTTGCAATTGACTTGTTTGACGCGGTAAAAGAAGCAAAACCCAATATTTTTGTTGCCTCATCACCCAATCCCTACCCCTGGGCTTTTGATAATCTAATGCAGGAATGGCCGGTATGGCTTGATGATGGTGTGGTTGAAATTCTTTCTGTTCAGTGTTATCGATACACGGAATCAGCTTATCTCTCAACAATAAATGAAGTTCTAAACTATTTTACCAGTCATGGTGACGGAAACCTTCAACGTCTGGTTCCGGGTATCATTCTCCAGAGTTCTGCGGGGCTTACAGATGCTGAACTGATTGCCAAAAAAATTATGATTAACCGAAGTAAGGGAATTACCGGTGAAGCTTTCTTTTATGATGCCCCTTTGGGAGATGAAAGAATAAAAAAAGTGATCAGGGCTTTTTATCCGGGGCCAGCAATTTTTCCTGATTTTCAATAAAGAATATACCAGTTAATTGCTTTTATGAGCAGGGACTCAGGATTGGATTTTTTGCGGGGTTTGGCAATTTTGGGTATGGTACTCTCGGGTACCATATCTCGTAATGATGAATTGCCAGGCTGGCTGTTTCATGCCCAAATCAGCCCTCCTGACTTTGTATTTAATCCGTCTTTTCCTGGAATTACATGGGTTGATCTGGTTTTCCCCTTGTTCATATTTGCCATGGGAATGTCCGTTCCCTTCTCTTTGCAAAAAAACATCGATAAGGGAAGTCAGATGGGAACCATTGGCAGGAAAATTTTCTTTCGTGCCTTGAAATTGTGGTTTTTTGCCATAATGCTAGGGCATCTTTCATTGTTTCATTATCCAGCTATTGCAGGTTATTGGGCAAATTTGCTTGCTGTCCTGGCTTTTGGGGGATTTTTTCTCGCTTTCCTTGATTTTAGTAAGCTTTCCTTAAGCGGAAAATGGTGGAATACAGCTGGATATTTGCTGTTGATTTTATTGTGCCTGATAAGGGCACGGTTGTTTGATCTGCCATTTTCATTGCAAAATTATGACATAATTATTCTGGTTTTGGCCAATATGGCATTCTGGGGTGGATTAATTTGGCTTATTACCCGGAACAATATGCTTGTCAGACTTGGAATTCTTGCCCTTTATTTTGGCATTTGGCTTTCCCGGGATATTGAAGGCTCCTGGAATAATGATTTATGGAATTTTTTGCCACTCTGGTGGCTTGCTGACCAAATCCCAGCCTTTGGGAATCTTTTGCAAAGCATCGGCATTGAGAATGGCAAAACAATATTTTACCATCCTGACTATTTAAAATATCTGATGATTTTTCTCCCGGGAACCATTGTTGGTGATCTTGTTATTAAACACAATAGATCAGAGCCTATTGTTCCCTTTAATAAGTCTTTACTGTTAGGTGCTGCAATGATTTTATTGATTGTTGGAAACCTTTTTGGACTTTATTACAGATTTCTACTATTGAATCTTTTCGTGAACCTTTTTCTTTTGACTTTAATATTTATTAGCTTCATTGTCAAGGAGTTAGGGTATATAAATCTGTATAAGAAATTGGTTTTATTTGCCATTTTCTGGGTGCTTCTTGGCTTGGTTTTTGAGGCATGGCAAGGAGGGATCAAGAAAGATCCTGCCACATACAGCTACTTTTTCCTTACGACTGGATTCTCAATTTTTGTTTACCTGTCTTTCCATTTGCTTCATAATAAGTCTCGGAGCGTTTCCTGGTGGCGGCCTGTTTTGTCCATTGGAAAAAATCCTATGCTGGCTTACGTTCTGGTTGCTTATTTAATCCTTCCTGTTTTAGGGGCGCTTCAGTTGCAAAATCCACTGGACCATATGCATGAAATATGGAAGTGGGCCGGAGTATTCAGGGGATTGCTTTTAACGACGATCATGATTTTTGTTACAGTTTTTTTTGTGAGAAAGAAACTTTTCTGGAAAACCTGATGATCTAAATCTAAGAATGATGAGACCTTTTGTCTTTGTGATATCAATAGTGTTAATTGTGACTTCCTGTGTTCGGGTTAATCGCCAACCGGACGAAAATCCCGTTGAAGAGAAGTATGTAATGGGCTACCAAGAACCAGTCAGGGGGGTCTGGCTTACCAATGTGGCTTCCGATGCCCTTTTTTCAAAGGGAAAAATTGAGGATGCAGTGGCTTACTGCCATAAGATTGGCCTTAATACCATTTTTGTTGTCACCTGGAATAAAGCCATGACTACCTATCGCAGCCAGGTTATGAAGCAGTTGACAGGAATTGAAATTGATCCGGATTTAGACCCGGATCAAACCGGCCGGGACCCTCTGCAGGAAGTGATCGAGGAAGCAAAAAAATATGGCATAAAAGTCTTTGCATGGTTTGAATTTGGATTCTCTTCCTCTTTTCAGGAGAATGGAGGTGTATTGCTCCAATATAAGCCACAGTGGGCTTCCCTGAATGCTGAGGGGGAGTTGACCTCTAAGAATGGATTTGAATGGATGAACGCTCTTGACAAAGAGGTACAGGACTTTTTGCTTTCATTAATTCTCGAAGTAGTCAACAATTACGACGTTGATGGGATTCAAGGGGATGACCGATTGCCAGCCATGCCATCAGAAGGTGGGTATAATGCCGAAATAATTGAAGCTTATAAACTGGATCATTTTGGGGCCGCACCCCCGGACTATCATAAGGATTATAATTGGATCCAGTGGCGTTCAGAAAGACTTAATGCATTTATGAAGCGCCTTTATGGGGAAGTTAAAGCCAGCGATCCAAATTGTATTGTTTCTATGGCACCCAGCATATTCCCCTGGTCAAAGGAAGAGTACCTTCAAGATTGGCCGACCTGGATTAATTTTGGATACGTGGATATGGTTGTTCCTCAGGTATACAGAAAGGATAGTTTATCCTATGAGCGTACCCTAGCATCAAATATTGAATATGTTCTGCCTGAGAAGAGACATCTAGTTTACCCGGGAATATTGATCCGGGTAGATTCTATACAACCCTCCCGGCAACTTCTGGGTTTTATGATTGATGAAAACAGGAGACATGGAATAGGCGGAGAAGTGTTTTTCTTTTTCGAAGGGTTGAGGGAGTATGAGGAAATATTTATGAGGATTTACGAACCTTAACAAGGCATCTTATGCAAACGCTGCAGGGCTTGGCCCTATTAATTGTTTTTATTGTAATCACAGCCATGATGTCAAAACGCATTTGGCCGGCATTGCTGGCCATGCCGGTTTTGGCCGTTGCTGTTTCACTGATTGCAGGGATTCGCCCCAACGATATTTTCAAGTATGTTATGGGAGAAGGTTCCCTTATGCTTGCTGAACCAATTGTTATCTCAATGTTTGGAGGGG containing:
- a CDS encoding DUF5009 domain-containing protein, with the translated sequence MSRDSGLDFLRGLAILGMVLSGTISRNDELPGWLFHAQISPPDFVFNPSFPGITWVDLVFPLFIFAMGMSVPFSLQKNIDKGSQMGTIGRKIFFRALKLWFFAIMLGHLSLFHYPAIAGYWANLLAVLAFGGFFLAFLDFSKLSLSGKWWNTAGYLLLILLCLIRARLFDLPFSLQNYDIIILVLANMAFWGGLIWLITRNNMLVRLGILALYFGIWLSRDIEGSWNNDLWNFLPLWWLADQIPAFGNLLQSIGIENGKTIFYHPDYLKYLMIFLPGTIVGDLVIKHNRSEPIVPFNKSLLLGAAMILLIVGNLFGLYYRFLLLNLFVNLFLLTLIFISFIVKELGYINLYKKLVLFAIFWVLLGLVFEAWQGGIKKDPATYSYFFLTTGFSIFVYLSFHLLHNKSRSVSWWRPVLSIGKNPMLAYVLVAYLILPVLGALQLQNPLDHMHEIWKWAGVFRGLLLTTIMIFVTVFFVRKKLFWKT
- a CDS encoding family 10 glycosylhydrolase, encoding MGYQEPVRGVWLTNVASDALFSKGKIEDAVAYCHKIGLNTIFVVTWNKAMTTYRSQVMKQLTGIEIDPDLDPDQTGRDPLQEVIEEAKKYGIKVFAWFEFGFSSSFQENGGVLLQYKPQWASLNAEGELTSKNGFEWMNALDKEVQDFLLSLILEVVNNYDVDGIQGDDRLPAMPSEGGYNAEIIEAYKLDHFGAAPPDYHKDYNWIQWRSERLNAFMKRLYGEVKASDPNCIVSMAPSIFPWSKEEYLQDWPTWINFGYVDMVVPQVYRKDSLSYERTLASNIEYVLPEKRHLVYPGILIRVDSIQPSRQLLGFMIDENRRHGIGGEVFFFFEGLREYEEIFMRIYEP